GACCTCGGCGCCCAGAACGAGCCCGCCCCCTATGGCCAAGGCAAGTGCACCACCTCGTGCCAGATCGCGCCCTTCTGCGGCGACGGCCGCATCCAGTCGAGCCTCGGCGAAGAATGCGACGGCAGCATAGGCTGCAACACGATCTGCAAGATCGTCCCCGTCCTCTAGCCAAGCCCTCCCGAGGTGTGAACTCCCAAAGCCCACCTCGATGAGCTAACCTCTCGTCATGTCCCTCGAGGCCGTGATGGGATCCGGAGCGGCGGCTGCCGGACACTGGGTGGCGGTGATTGGCGGTGCCACGGCAGGCGCCGAGGTGGCCGCCCACCTCGCCGACAAGCAGGTGAACGTGGTGGTGTTCGATCAGAACCCACGCCCCTACGGCAAAATCGAGGACGGTCTGCCGCGCTGGCACGAAGCGCTGAGGAAGAAGGAATACCACCTCATCGACGACAAGCTCACGCGCCCGCGGGTGCACTACGTGCCCCTGTGCAAGATTGGGCGTGACGTCGACTTCGACGATCTCACGGATCGTTGGGGCTTCTCCGTCGTCGTGCTGGCCTGTGGGGCCTGGCGGGACCGCACGTTGCCGTTACCCGAGGCTGCGCGCTTCGTGGGCAAGGGGCTCGTTTACCAAAACCCCTTCGTCGTCGCGTTCAATCACGCCGAAGCCCCTGGGCAGCCCGGCCCGCCCCTCGCAGACGGCGCGCTGGTCATCGGAGGGGGTCTTGCCGCGATCGACGTCGCGAAGATCCTGATGCTGGAGACCACCCGGCGGGCCTTGGCGCTCCAGGGCGTCGACGCCCCCCTGGTCGAGCTCGAGCACAAGGGCATCCCCGCCTTCCTCACGGCGCACGGTCTGCAGTTCGCCGACCTCGGTCTGCGCGCCTGCACGATCGTCTACCGCCGTCGGGAAGAAGACATGCCGCTCGTCGAGATTCAGGACGGCGCTGATGCGGCCCAGATCGATAAGACCCAGAAAACCAGGCTGCGCATCTTGCACCACGCGCAGGAGAAGTTTTTGTTCCGCGTGCAGCCGCTCGCGCTCGCCGAGGCGATCCTGCCGGACGAAGACGGGCACGTGCGGGCACTCCGCATCAGGCGTGCCAAGGCGAAAGACCACGACACCCTGACCCCCACCGACGATCTCTTCGATATGCCGACCACGCTCATCGTGAGTGCGATCGGCAGCGTGCCAGAGCCCATCAAAGGGGTTCCTTTGCGCGGCGAGCTCTTCGATTTTTCGGACTGGCACCTGGGCCGCCTCGCCAGCCACTCGAACGTGTTTTCCGTGGGCAACGTGGTCACCGGCAGAGGCAACATCGCGGCCTCGCGCAAGCATGCCCGCGAGATCTCCGAGTCCGCCGTCGCCGCTTTTTTGGGCCTCAACGCCGACCGTGCGGCCGAGTCGGAGGTGGCATTCCAGCTCTCCGCCCCCGCGCGCAGCCAGGCCCAGAACGTGGCCCACGCCGTGGCGATACAGCTCGAAACACAGGTCCCGCCGGCGTCCTCGACCCTGCTCACGCGTGTCCATGCTTTGCAGGCCCGCGTGGGATATACCGGCGACTACGCCGCCTGGATCGCGGCGCATCCGCCCCGCGCCTGAAGGGCCGCCCTCAGCGGGCCCAGTCGGGTGGAGGCGCCGTGACCCGCAAGGGCGTGCCCGTCACGGGGTGTTGCAACCGCACCGATTCGGCGTGCAGCCTGAGGCCATCGACCTGCAAAGCAGCGGCGATGAGGCGTGCGGGCCCGTCGGCGTACACCTCGTCGCCGAGAACGGGGTGTCCCAGGTGGGCAAGATGGGCGCGCACTTGATGAACGCGCCCCGAGGCCAGGCGAGCCCGTACCAAGGTGGACTGGGACCGCAGAGCCACCCGCTCGACCTCGGTCCGGGCCGGCAAGGGATCCCGCCCTCCGCCCACCACGGCCTGACCCCCACGGGGACCGCCCCGCCCGATGGGCTCGAAGACCACCTCCGACAAGGGCGTGTGCCCCGCCACCTCGGCCAAGTACGACTTTTCGCAGGACACATCACCCAACGCGGCCCGCAGGCCATGCCAGGCGGTGCGCGTGCGGGCCGCCAGCAACACGCCAGACGTGCCTCGATCCAGGCGGTGGCCCAGGCCGCCCTCACGCGGATCTTCGGACGCGCTGGCACACTCGGAGAACCGCGCGATGAGCGCGCCCGCCGCGGTGGGGCCCTCGTCCGCGCGCAGGGGGTGCGAAGGCAGCGGTCCTGGCTTGTTCACGGCCACAAGGTGTTCGTCCTCGTAGAGCACGACCAGCTGCACCTCGGGCTGCGGCCGCAAGACGACCTCCGCGGGCGCCTCACCTACGTCCACCTCGATCCATGCCCCTGCCTCCATGCGGCGGCCTTTCGCGAGGCTTCCCCCCGAAACCCTCACCGCGCCTCCCTCGAGCAACGCGCGTGCCTGCCGAAGCGAAAGGCCACATCGCGCAGCGATCAGCCCGTCGAGCCGCTCGCCCGCGGACACAGCGTCCACCTCGATGCGCATCGGTGCTACTTCTTCGTGCGGCCGCCCTTGGGGGCCGCCGTCGCGGTCTTCTTGGGTGCGGATCGCTGCGAGGTCGTTTTGCTCGCCGGCT
Above is a genomic segment from Myxococcales bacterium containing:
- a CDS encoding FAD-dependent oxidoreductase, which translates into the protein MSLEAVMGSGAAAAGHWVAVIGGATAGAEVAAHLADKQVNVVVFDQNPRPYGKIEDGLPRWHEALRKKEYHLIDDKLTRPRVHYVPLCKIGRDVDFDDLTDRWGFSVVVLACGAWRDRTLPLPEAARFVGKGLVYQNPFVVAFNHAEAPGQPGPPLADGALVIGGGLAAIDVAKILMLETTRRALALQGVDAPLVELEHKGIPAFLTAHGLQFADLGLRACTIVYRRREEDMPLVEIQDGADAAQIDKTQKTRLRILHHAQEKFLFRVQPLALAEAILPDEDGHVRALRIRRAKAKDHDTLTPTDDLFDMPTTLIVSAIGSVPEPIKGVPLRGELFDFSDWHLGRLASHSNVFSVGNVVTGRGNIAASRKHAREISESAVAAFLGLNADRAAESEVAFQLSAPARSQAQNVAHAVAIQLETQVPPASSTLLTRVHALQARVGYTGDYAAWIAAHPPRA
- a CDS encoding RluA family pseudouridine synthase; translation: MRIEVDAVSAGERLDGLIAARCGLSLRQARALLEGGAVRVSGGSLAKGRRMEAGAWIEVDVGEAPAEVVLRPQPEVQLVVLYEDEHLVAVNKPGPLPSHPLRADEGPTAAGALIARFSECASASEDPREGGLGHRLDRGTSGVLLAARTRTAWHGLRAALGDVSCEKSYLAEVAGHTPLSEVVFEPIGRGGPRGGQAVVGGGRDPLPARTEVERVALRSQSTLVRARLASGRVHQVRAHLAHLGHPVLGDEVYADGPARLIAAALQVDGLRLHAESVRLQHPVTGTPLRVTAPPPDWAR